CTGGATAGTAGACACAAAAGCCTCCAATCATATGGTACATAATTCCAAGCTACTAAGTGAAATCAAGGATCTGACTAATATAGATAGTAATAAAGTTCATCTCCCTAATGGTGAGCAGATTGCTATCAGTCATACTGGTGTTTCCACAATCTTCAAAACTAAATTATTACAGAATGTCTTATACACTCCAGACTTCAAATACAACTTGATGTCAGTCTCAAACCTTACAAAGGAGTTGAGATGCCTTGTTGCATTGTTTcctgatttttgtctttttcAGGACCTCTTGAGTGGGAAGGTAATGTGGATTGGTATAGAAGAGTGTGGGCTCTACATCCTGAAGCCAAATGTCTCTAAGGACTCAGTGCAGCTGCAAGATGCAAAGCAAAGTACCAGTCTAGTATCTTTTGTAAATACTGTCTCTAGTTCTAGTAACAATAAGGCAGTTCATACTAGGTCTACTAAGAATTGTATTGTGTCTTTGTGGAACAAGAGACTAGGGCATGCACCTCTGAAAGTTCTACAAAAGATTAGTAGTTTACTTCATGTTCCTATGCAAGATCACCATTGTACATTGTGTCCTATTGCTAAGCAATCTAGACTGCCATTTCCTCACAATACTTCTTGTTCTGCTCATCCTTTTGAACTTGTGCATGCTGATGTCTGGGGACCATATAGGGTCCCAACTCATGATGGTAAGAGATATTTTATGACATTGGCGGATGATTTCTCCAAGTACACCTGAATCTTCTTAATGAACACTAAAGCAGAATCTAGTGTTGTGTTAACACTACAAATAAAGCCTTTAGCGACGGACTAATTCCATAGCTAAATAGTATATTTCCGTTGCTAAATAGTATATTTCCGTTGCTAAACAGGTTTAGCAACGGATTAGCGACGAATTTGTGTCCATCGCTAAAATGCTCGTAGCTAACCCCTTAGTAACGAAAAATTTGAATCCGTTGGTAAGTTAGCAACGAATTAGCTACGGTTTGTATCTGTAGCAACTGTTAGTGACAACACATATCCGTCACAATTCTCATCAATTCTGTCGTCATATCTACAAGTCATTTCGTTGTCAGATTTAATTGGCGACGAATATTTTCCGCCGTTAATCCGTCGCTGATATTATTGAGACATTTCTGCCTTTCTTTTGGCGACGCAATTCTTTTGTCGCAAATCTGTCGCAGCATGTTATTCTATATTAGTTATATCTACAAAGAAAATTCgtcacaaattatattttttattttttatataataaaatagatATTGTTCAAGTATATAGAATATACttaataaaaactaaaattcataaaaattaatattCTACAAGATCCAAAATAGATACCTAAATGCAAATGTATAATTATGTTTAAAACATCTACATTACTAAAATAAAGTTCAAACAGAGACTAGAGAGTGAAGGTAATCATCAGAAAGTGATGCATAAACCTCGTTAATACCAAAACATCTACAATaccaaagttcaaataaaaaaagtTAACTACTGAGAGACTGGGGAGTGAAGGTCATCATCAGAAAACGATACATGAACCTCGTTAATATTAGTAGTAGGAGGAGGAATTGGAGGTGACACAACTGATGGGTGATGGGTAAGATTATCTGGCATATGTGAGGGTGAAGAAATCAATCCTCTTACTCGCCCAGCCAACACATGAAGCATGTGATAAGTCAGTACATGAACCATATGATCAGTCAATGCAGGAATCAATCGCATCACTAACTCATCCAAATTCGCCATCGATGATAACTGAGCATTCAGAGGTGGTGTTGATAATGAAGCATCAGATCCAGAAGAGGCACGAAGATTAGGCCCATAGAAATATTTTGCTTGATATCCAAGACCATatattcttctcttctttttccctcCCGCGGCTTGATAAAATGCTAGAGATTGATCAATATCAGATTGAGTTTGTGTTTGTTGTTGTAATATTTGTTGATAATTTTCCTGGTAATAGCATAATAGTTAGTGAAATTCATTAATGATAGCTGTTAAGTTCTTCATTCAATCAAAAGTTCGCTAAAATCATTTTTAGGACAGAAACAGGTGCAAAACAAGTAGTTTAAGTGGGACGTGAATGTCATATATAAagttaataaaattattggaTTTGGACTTACAAGTACAATTCGTGATCGCTCACTAACAAAAGATTTTTCATCATGACCATGTGTATGGACGTGAAAATATAGCTCACTTGGTGTTGGATCTCGACCCTTTTCAATAgactatacaaaaaataaatagcTTTATTTTCTTTGATAAGGTAAAACAGTTTATTAATGGAGGTACCAAGAAGGTATACAATAGTACATGAACAAGAAGAATAGCCCCTACAAAAAAAATCAGATTATATACTTACCAACATATCCAAGAAATCCAAATACTCAAAAGAATAACTCAAAAGTTGCAAGGAGATGCTAGGGATTTTTTAAATGCAAAAAGAACTGGACAATTGTTGATAGAAGGAGCTGACCACATAGAGCATTTGCTGTCACAAAGTGGTACTAATCAGCAGTGTTACTCTGCAACAGGCAGCTAGTGCATATGTAAATTGCGATGCATGAAATCCTAATGCTCAGGTGGAGACAAGAACTAATGCATTGGTTATTCCTACTGGCCAAAGTTTTATGAAAATATCAGAAAAAGATAACAATAGTGGTAAGCAGCAGGTGTTTCACATACAACCTGCTGAAGTTCAAAAACAGTCTGCTATGAGGAATAGTGGTGTGGCTAATTCCGGGCAAAATTGTGAAGGGGCTATGACTGCAGTTGTTGCTGCTCTGTTAACTGGTGAAAATACGGCAGCATCACATGATAAGGGTCCGATTTTTCATATAGATGATGCTATGACTGCAACTGCTGCTGCTCTGTTATTCTTACTCTATTGTACTTACAGTTACAACTTTGCATCTCATCACAAATAAATAAACAAGTCACAAGAACAATACCAAGCTGAAACATTGCTCAAACCACAAGAACAACAAGGGATCAACCTATTAAGAAAGCTGAAATATGTGTATTGAATTCTAATGATTATCCCTTACGAACAATATACTTACAAGTCTCTTGAGATGTCCCCCAATGGTGACAAAGCCGCCCGTGTGAGTCCCAATGGCGACAGCGGTCCCACCGCCGCAAcaaatttttgcatttatttctgatttttaatacacttAGGATCTTTTCATAGTTTCATCCAATTGTCCCACACATTTTCTGGAACAAAATCCGGTTGAACTAAatccctttctttttttattttgcaaaTAAAATCACAGTACCTTCTTGCTGCCTTACTTACCCATAGGCGCTTCATTCTCAGTGTGATTGCAACGAACCTATTTAAGAAAAATCGTAAGACTTAGTTAAATTTTACAAGTTAATTTAagtaaattattttataaaagaaAATGATTGTTGGAGTCTTACATATCCCTTGAACTATTCAGCGAAATATGTTTGAAGGCTTTCATCTATTTGATCTTGAGATCGATTCAGGAGTTCTTCTGGCAAACGTTCCACATACATACTTCATTGCaataaaataagttaaaatatgAATTCATGATATATGGATACGTTTATCATATTAAGAAAGTATAACTTTCAAATATTacatcacaaatggctcaacctctttACAATATAGTAGAATGTAAGTTTGGGCAGCCTTGAATTCGTCAAGAgataagtttttcttttttgcttctcCCCATAGTCGACCTGAATGGGTGGATATTGATAAATTTCCTTCAAGATCTTTCCCAACACCACCATCATCATTACATGCCGCATTATGATTACGTGTCATAACATAAGGTTCAAAAATAATGAGAAAACAATTATGTTGACTCTGTCATCAAGCAAGCTTCGCAAATGGAACCTTCGACACTAGCTTTATTCCCAATAATTTTTAAGAGTTCCAAGGTACCTAAATGGATAAATGGATGGACCACTAAATTAGAAAACCCATGTGTAGCACAATTTTATAATTAGTacataaatattttatatttaccTCTCAAAAGGATACATCCATTGGTATTGTACAAATCCAGCAATCCTTGCTTCATATGGAAGGTGCacaggtaaatattccattgagTTAAAGAACCCAGGGAGAAATATACGTTCTAACGTACACAAGATTTGTGGGATGTCTGCCTCTAATCTCTCCATTTCAGCAACTCGTAGAGTGGTCGAAGAAAgatctttaaaaaataaatttaattttgtaAGTGCTTGCCACACATTATTAGGAAGCAACTCACGAAAGGCAATAGGCATTAATCATTGCATGAACACATGGCAATCATGAATTTTCATTCCAAATACCCTATACTTGGTCGTGTCTAGACATCGACTCAAATTCAAAACAAACCCATCCGGAAACTTCAAACCTTTCAACCAATCAAACAAGATATCTGTTGCTGCCTTGTCTATTGTATATGCAGCTTTGGGATAGCTTCCACTTGCATCCTTTGCCAACTGAGATCGATCACAGTAGTTTACCATATCTAGACGTGCTTTTGGATTGTCTTTGGTTTTGTCTTTAACATTAAAAATTGTGTTAAAAACATTATCAAAGACATTCTTTTCAATATGCATGATGTCAAGATTATGTCGAATCATGTTGGAATTCTATTAAGGAAAATCCCAAAAGATACTTTTTTTCCATCCACAAGTTTTACATATTCTCCGATTAACTTCTTCTACATCCAGCTCTGTCACTTTCCTTAGTCCCAACTCACTAATTTTGTTTAAAATTTCCTCTCTAGTTATAAAGGTTGGTGGTAGCCTTTTGACAGTCTGACCTTTAAGAAAGTTTTTACGATCTCTCCTAAATGGATGATTTTGGTCAAGAAACATTCTATGACTGTCAAACCAAGATATTTTTCCACCATGATGTAATATAAAAGATTGTGCTTCCTCCATATAGTAAGGACATGCTAACTTCTTCGCGGTACTCCATCCTGATAACATAGAATATGCTAGAAAGTCACTGATTGTCCACATCAAAGTTGCCCTTAATTGAAAATTTAGCTTTTTTGAGATGTCAAATGCTTCTACACCCTCATCCCACAACAAGGTTAGTTCTTTTATTAGAGGTGGTAGATAAACATCAATATTTTGCTTAGGATTGGTTGGTCCTGCAACAATGACAGTTATAAACATATAAGCCTCCTTCATACACATCCGTGGAGGTAAATTGTATGGAGTGACAATCACTGGCCACGAAGAATATTTCCTCCCAGATTGACCAAATGGTTGGAAACCATCAGTACATAATCCCAACCTTACATTCCTTGGTTCAGCTGCAAAAAAGGAATAAGTTTCATTAAAGTGCTTCCAAGCCTTAAAGTCTGATGGATGACGCTTTAGCCCCTCCTCTTCTACATGCTCATGATGCCATCTCATGTCAGCAGTTGTAGCATGGGATGCATATAATCTCCGCAATCTAGGAATCAAAGGAAagtaatatattttcttgtaaggGACCAATTTCCTCTTACGAGAGCCGACACGACTCTTATATCTCTGGTAGCCACAAAATTTACAAGATGTGAGGTCCTCGTCCTCACCCCAATATAACATACATCCTGAAT
This DNA window, taken from Nicotiana tabacum cultivar K326 chromosome 4, ASM71507v2, whole genome shotgun sequence, encodes the following:
- the LOC107767636 gene encoding uncharacterized protein LOC107767636 isoform X1 translates to MLSIEKGRDPTPSELYFHVHTHGHDEKSFVSERSRIVLENYQQILQQQTQTQSDIDQSLAFYQAAGGKKKRRIYGLGYQAKYFYGPNLRASSGSDASLSTPPLNAQLSSMANLDELVMRLIPALTDHMVHVLTYHMLHVLAGRVRGLISSPSHMPDNLTHHPSVVSPPIPPPTTNINEVHVSFSDDDLHSPVSQ
- the LOC107767636 gene encoding uncharacterized protein LOC107767636 isoform X2, with product MEINAKICCGGGTAVAIGTHTGGFVTIGGHLKRLENYQQILQQQTQTQSDIDQSLAFYQAAGGKKKRRIYGLGYQAKYFYGPNLRASSGSDASLSTPPLNAQLSSMANLDELVMRLIPALTDHMVHVLTYHMLHVLAGRVRGLISSPSHMPDNLTHHPSVVSPPIPPPTTNINEVHVSFSDDDLHSPVSQ